The Streptomyces sp. V4I8 genome includes the window CCTGCTTCTGGGTCCCCTGCTTCTGGACCCCCTGCTTCTGGACCCCCTGCGTCTGGGCGTCCATCTCAACCGTGCCCGAGAATCCGCCGCAGCGCGTCCGTGAGCAACCGTTCGGCGTCCTCGGGCGCGCCGGCGTGCCGGAACGCCACATGGCCGTCGGGGCGGACGAGGAGGGCACCCGCGTCGGAGATCCCGCTCAGGCCGGCCCAGTCGCCGTACGGGTCCTCGTACTCCTGGCCCGGTCCGATCACGACCGTGGCGACGTCGAGGGACTGAGCCTCGGCCGCCCGCCCCCACGCCTCGCCGCCGATGCCGGTGAGCAGCGTGAAGCGGCCCTTGCCGACGGTGTCGAGGGTGGACAGGGTCCGGGTCCCGGAGGTGATCCACGCGTGCGGGAGCTTGGCGCCGGGGCGGGAGGTGGGCTGGTGGTGCAGCTCGGGGTCGCCGGTGGAGCCGGGGTCCGGCGTGCCGTCGGGGACGACCGCGGCGGAGGCGTAGCGCTGGTTGAGGTCGACGCCGTGCGCGTTGAACTCGTACACCTTGAAGGCGATCGCCTCGCGCAGCGCCGCCCGCTGCTTGGCGGCCGCCTCGGTGGCGTCCTTGCGGGCGGCGATGTTGGCCCACAGCTGCTCGGGTGTCTGCGGCGAGAGCCCGTCGAGCGCCTCGAAGATCGGGGCGGTCTCCGCGATGGACTTGTTGGCGCGGGTCACGATCTGCCGGCCGACCGGCGCGCGCTCCACGGTGTAGGTGTCCAGAAGGCCGGGCGAGGCGACACCGTCGAGGACGAGCTTCAGCTTCCAGGCCAGGTTGTAGGAGTCCTGGATGGAGGTGTTCGAGCCGAGCCCGTTGGACGGCGGATGCCGGTGCACGGCGTCACCGGCGCAGAAGACCCGGCCGTTCGCGTAGGTCTCCGCGTACATCTCGTTGACCGTCCACGCCGACGACGACTTGACGGTCACCGGAATCTCGTCGTCGCCGACCAGCTGCCGTACGACGGACAGCGCGTACTCCTCGGTGAGGTCGGGGGCGCCCGCGCTCACGTCGTAGCCCCACACGATCAGCCACTCGTTCCAGGGGCGCACACAGCGCACCAGGCCCGCGCCGATGCCGCCGACCGTGGCGCCGGGCGCCAGCACCCAGTAGAGGGTGGAGGGGCGGTGCGCGGTGTACTTGCTCAGGTCCGCGTCGAAGACGATGTTGATGCTGCCCGCGACGCCCATCTGACCGCCCATGGGCAGCCCGGCGTCCTCGGCGACCTGGGAGCGGCCGCCGTCGGCGCCGATCAGGTACTTGGCACGGACGGTGTACTCGTCGCCGCGCAGCCGGTCCTCGACGGTGACCGTGACGCCGGCATCGTCCTGGACGAAGGACTTGTAGACCGTGCTGAAGCGGAGGTCGGTGCCGCGGGCGATCGCGGCGTTCACCAGCACCGGCTCCATCAGGTGCTGTGGCATGTCGCACATACGGGTCGGGCTGGCCAGTTCGTGCGCGGCCTGCACCAGCGGGTCATTGCCCCAGGAACGCACCCGGCCGAGCTCCTCACCGGCCAGGCTGGTACAGAAGGTCGTGTTGCCCATCAGGTGCTGGGGCGTCGCCTTGGCGATCACCTCGTCCTCGACGCCCAGATCGCGCAGCACCTCCATGGTCCGCTGGT containing:
- a CDS encoding FAD-dependent oxidoreductase; its protein translation is MHTVVETDVLIVGSGPAGASAALALSTYGVRNMVVTRYASLADTPRAHITNQRTMEVLRDLGVEDEVIAKATPQHLMGNTTFCTSLAGEELGRVRSWGNDPLVQAAHELASPTRMCDMPQHLMEPVLVNAAIARGTDLRFSTVYKSFVQDDAGVTVTVEDRLRGDEYTVRAKYLIGADGGRSQVAEDAGLPMGGQMGVAGSINIVFDADLSKYTAHRPSTLYWVLAPGATVGGIGAGLVRCVRPWNEWLIVWGYDVSAGAPDLTEEYALSVVRQLVGDDEIPVTVKSSSAWTVNEMYAETYANGRVFCAGDAVHRHPPSNGLGSNTSIQDSYNLAWKLKLVLDGVASPGLLDTYTVERAPVGRQIVTRANKSIAETAPIFEALDGLSPQTPEQLWANIAARKDATEAAAKQRAALREAIAFKVYEFNAHGVDLNQRYASAAVVPDGTPDPGSTGDPELHHQPTSRPGAKLPHAWITSGTRTLSTLDTVGKGRFTLLTGIGGEAWGRAAEAQSLDVATVVIGPGQEYEDPYGDWAGLSGISDAGALLVRPDGHVAFRHAGAPEDAERLLTDALRRILGHG